From one Azospirillum ramasamyi genomic stretch:
- a CDS encoding D-alanyl-D-alanine carboxypeptidase family protein: MGRHLLAAAALLGMAAVGSGLSAAEALAAKAAAIVVDARTGQVLIDQDADAIVHPASLTKMMTLYLAFDALEDGRLSLGQQLPVSAFAQSMSPTKLGLRAGQTLKVETAILGLVTKSANDAAVVLAEALGGTEARFAEMMTRKARELGMRRTVYRNASGLPNMEQVTTARDYAVLSRALMRDHAKYYPYFSRRNFVYGGRTMANHNNLMSRYEGMDGIKTGYTIASGFNLAASAVRDGRRLVGVVMGGKSAGSRDNKMAALLDQAFSRASQGRDEGPVMASLDTRSDAVAGEVGDVKAKPVRAAVQMAAIPAAPARESKPARETGSHWGVQVGAFSSRAAGNKAVTQAVKQAPFILRAAKPSVVEAKAGKDTIYRARLTGLDEKDARKACAVLTKHGHHCVAVSPAERG, encoded by the coding sequence GTGGGGCGCCATCTGCTCGCGGCGGCCGCGCTGCTTGGCATGGCGGCGGTAGGCTCCGGCCTCTCGGCGGCCGAAGCGCTGGCGGCCAAGGCGGCGGCCATCGTGGTCGATGCCCGTACCGGGCAGGTGCTGATCGACCAGGACGCCGACGCCATCGTCCATCCGGCGTCGCTGACCAAGATGATGACGCTGTATCTCGCCTTCGACGCGCTGGAGGACGGCCGCCTGTCCCTCGGCCAGCAGTTGCCGGTTTCCGCCTTCGCGCAGAGCATGTCGCCGACCAAGCTCGGCCTGCGCGCCGGCCAGACGCTGAAGGTCGAAACCGCGATCCTCGGCCTCGTCACCAAATCGGCCAACGACGCCGCGGTCGTCCTGGCGGAGGCGCTCGGCGGCACCGAGGCCCGCTTTGCCGAGATGATGACGCGCAAGGCGCGCGAACTGGGCATGCGCCGCACCGTCTACCGCAACGCGTCGGGCCTGCCGAACATGGAACAGGTGACGACCGCCCGCGACTATGCCGTGCTGTCCCGCGCCCTGATGCGCGACCACGCCAAATACTACCCCTATTTCAGCCGCCGCAATTTCGTCTATGGCGGTCGCACGATGGCCAACCACAACAATCTCATGTCCCGCTACGAGGGCATGGACGGCATCAAGACCGGCTACACCATCGCATCGGGCTTCAACCTCGCCGCGTCGGCGGTGCGGGACGGGCGCCGGCTGGTCGGCGTGGTGATGGGCGGCAAGTCCGCGGGATCGCGCGACAACAAGATGGCGGCGCTGCTCGACCAGGCCTTCAGCCGCGCCAGCCAGGGCCGCGACGAAGGGCCGGTGATGGCCAGCCTCGACACGCGCTCCGACGCCGTCGCCGGCGAGGTGGGCGACGTGAAGGCCAAGCCGGTGCGCGCCGCCGTGCAGATGGCAGCGATTCCCGCCGCCCCGGCGCGTGAGAGCAAGCCCGCCCGCGAAACCGGTTCGCATTGGGGGGTCCAGGTCGGCGCCTTCTCCAGCCGTGCGGCCGGCAACAAGGCGGTCACCCAGGCGGTCAAGCAGGCTCCCTTCATCCTGCGCGCGGCCAAGCCCAGCGTGGTGGAGGCGAAGGCCGGCAAGGACACCATCTATCGCGCCCGTCTGACCGGTCTCGACGAGAAGGATGCGCGCAAGGCCTGTGCGGTGCTGACGAAGCACGGCCACCATTGCGTTGCCGTGTCGCCCGCCGAGCGCGGCTGA
- a CDS encoding response regulator produces the protein MPPLHILLAEDETVTRLAARALLERAGHRVVAVEDGPAAVAAAAQIAFDLILMDLGLPGLPGDEAVRAIRSRPGGGTARILMLTASFTADGRDRCAGCGADGMLAKPLQLDAMAAALAGAPQAAPPVNEPDFDEGAIATMRDLLPPDRTAELIGKTAAVLRQHDRTLGEALRNGDPATAGAMAHKIAGVSGQYGCLALRRAARALEAALEDGSAADLPRRLADLTGAMAPALAFLERSAAARG, from the coding sequence ATGCCACCCTTGCACATCCTGCTGGCGGAAGACGAGACGGTCACCCGCCTTGCCGCCCGCGCCCTGCTGGAACGTGCCGGCCATCGGGTGGTGGCGGTGGAGGATGGCCCGGCCGCCGTCGCCGCCGCCGCGCAGATCGCCTTCGACCTGATCCTGATGGATTTGGGGCTGCCCGGCCTGCCCGGCGACGAGGCCGTCCGCGCCATCCGCAGCCGGCCGGGCGGCGGCACCGCGCGGATCCTGATGCTGACGGCCAGCTTCACCGCCGATGGCCGCGACCGCTGCGCCGGCTGCGGCGCCGACGGCATGCTGGCGAAACCCCTGCAGCTGGACGCCATGGCCGCCGCGCTGGCCGGCGCGCCGCAAGCGGCCCCGCCGGTGAACGAGCCCGATTTCGACGAGGGCGCCATCGCGACGATGCGGGACCTGCTGCCGCCCGACCGCACCGCCGAATTGATCGGCAAGACGGCGGCGGTGCTGCGCCAGCACGATCGGACGCTCGGCGAAGCCTTGCGGAATGGGGATCCGGCGACGGCCGGGGCGATGGCGCACAAGATCGCCGGCGTGTCCGGCCAGTATGGCTGCCTGGCCCTGCGCCGCGCCGCCCGCGCATTGGAGGCGGCGTTGGAGGACGGCAGCGCCGCCGACCTGCCGCGGCGGCTGGCCGATCTGACCGGTGCAATGGCGCCGGCGCTGGCTTTCCTGGAACGGAGCGCCGCGGCGCGGGGGTGA
- a CDS encoding MmcB family DNA repair protein: MSDDLAVPVSDADSALSAGGALPIFRGVRRALAMRGFATLTEFRLASGRRADVLAIDEAGCILIVEVKSGVADFRSDQKWQEYREWCDAFYFAVDDGFPTELIPEDCGLMVADAYGAEILREAPVDKLAAARRKTLLLRAAMTGAGRLHRIEDPMFTQASPTV, encoded by the coding sequence ATGAGCGACGATCTAGCCGTACCCGTTTCCGATGCCGACTCCGCCCTGTCCGCCGGCGGAGCGCTGCCCATCTTCCGCGGCGTGCGGCGGGCGCTGGCGATGCGCGGCTTTGCCACCCTGACCGAATTCCGGCTGGCGAGCGGGCGAAGGGCCGACGTGCTGGCCATCGACGAGGCCGGCTGCATCCTGATCGTCGAGGTGAAGAGCGGCGTTGCCGATTTCCGCTCCGACCAGAAATGGCAGGAGTATCGCGAATGGTGCGATGCCTTCTATTTCGCCGTCGATGACGGATTCCCGACCGAACTGATCCCGGAGGATTGCGGGCTGATGGTCGCGGACGCCTACGGCGCCGAGATCCTGCGCGAGGCGCCGGTCGACAAGCTGGCCGCCGCCCGCCGCAAGACCCTGCTGCTGCGCGCGGCGATGACCGGCGCCGGGCGCCTGCACCGGATCGAGGATCCGATGTTCACCCAGGCCTCTCCGACCGTGTGA
- a CDS encoding sensor histidine kinase, giving the protein MECNAQSCDDAEYGRTTAGKALPDDLVLSAVMRLPVAVARLKAHRDCSGALTDLDWWSANPAAERLLGAAPLAGRRLRGDATHANCPGLFAVLADALHEPVERTVAARRGGIPVRWRVAAAPAPGGLSAILTDLGPEAPSVAEALAESLAAALEHSGESFALFDHDDRLVHANGRLKNDLPALADRLVPGVPFEELARSFALSDPRLTTEDERANWLRVRLERHRRLEPPVVVPLPDGRWLLSREHAVPGGVLVHYTDVTTLKLNEERMRVRETEARAARGEAESASRAKSAFLAQMSHELRTPLNAVLGFSEMLLSEPFGPLGNPRYRSYVGDIRDAGSHLLALIDDILELSRLDGTMTMAEEGVDLDLLSLKIAAALQEVAAEGEVRLRRDVPADLPLLQGDAQALTRMLTNLLSNAVTHTRPGGEVVLTAQLMPDGGIGLMVADTGIGIPTAELPRILHPFELQDSTIARNSRGTGLGLPIVKRLAEMHGGRLELTSEPGVGTAAVLVFPAGRSLPRDRCRPAPLPPVIIPG; this is encoded by the coding sequence ATGGAATGCAACGCGCAGTCTTGTGACGATGCGGAATACGGCCGGACAACGGCCGGAAAAGCCCTGCCCGATGATCTTGTCCTGTCGGCAGTGATGCGGCTGCCGGTCGCGGTCGCCCGTCTCAAGGCCCACCGCGACTGCAGCGGCGCGCTGACCGATCTGGATTGGTGGTCGGCCAACCCGGCGGCGGAACGGCTGCTGGGTGCCGCACCGCTGGCCGGACGCCGGCTGCGCGGCGATGCGACCCATGCCAACTGCCCCGGACTCTTCGCGGTGCTGGCAGACGCCCTGCATGAACCGGTGGAACGGACGGTCGCGGCGCGGCGCGGCGGCATTCCCGTACGCTGGCGGGTGGCGGCGGCCCCGGCGCCCGGCGGCCTCAGCGCGATCCTGACCGACCTGGGCCCGGAGGCACCCTCCGTGGCCGAGGCGCTTGCCGAAAGCCTGGCCGCGGCGCTGGAGCACAGCGGCGAGAGCTTCGCCCTGTTCGACCATGACGACCGCCTCGTCCACGCCAACGGCCGATTGAAGAACGACCTGCCCGCCTTGGCCGACCGGCTGGTCCCCGGCGTGCCCTTCGAGGAGCTGGCCCGCAGCTTCGCCCTGTCCGACCCTCGCCTGACCACGGAGGATGAGCGCGCGAACTGGCTGAGGGTGCGGCTGGAGCGGCATCGCCGGCTGGAGCCGCCGGTGGTCGTGCCGCTGCCCGACGGGCGCTGGCTGCTCAGCCGCGAGCATGCGGTGCCCGGCGGCGTGCTGGTTCACTACACCGACGTCACCACGCTGAAGCTGAACGAGGAACGGATGCGCGTCCGCGAAACGGAGGCGCGTGCCGCCCGCGGCGAGGCGGAAAGCGCCAGCCGCGCCAAGAGCGCCTTCCTGGCGCAGATGAGCCACGAGCTGCGGACACCTCTGAACGCCGTGCTGGGCTTTTCCGAGATGCTGCTGTCGGAGCCGTTCGGGCCGCTGGGCAATCCGCGCTACCGCAGCTATGTCGGCGACATCCGCGATGCCGGGAGCCATCTGCTGGCACTGATCGACGATATCCTGGAGTTGTCGCGCCTGGACGGCACCATGACGATGGCCGAAGAGGGGGTGGATCTGGACCTCCTGTCGCTCAAGATCGCCGCGGCGCTGCAGGAGGTCGCGGCCGAGGGCGAGGTCCGCCTGCGCCGCGACGTGCCGGCCGACCTTCCGCTTCTGCAGGGCGACGCCCAGGCGCTGACCCGGATGCTGACCAATCTGCTGTCCAACGCCGTCACCCACACCCGGCCGGGCGGCGAGGTGGTGCTGACGGCGCAGCTGATGCCGGACGGCGGGATCGGGCTGATGGTGGCCGACACCGGCATCGGCATCCCGACCGCCGAGCTTCCGCGCATCCTTCACCCCTTCGAATTGCAGGATTCCACCATTGCCCGCAACTCCCGCGGGACCGGGCTGGGTCTGCCGATCGTCAAACGGCTGGCCGAAATGCATGGCGGCCGTCTGGAACTGACCAGCGAGCCGGGCGTCGGCACCGCCGCCGTTCTGGTGTTTCCCGCCGGCCGCAGCCTGCCGCGCGACCGTTGCCGGCCCGCTCCCCTGCCCCCGGTCATCATTCCGGGCTGA
- a CDS encoding ATP-binding response regulator yields the protein MNGSQDDADGSAPPILVFGADERLADWSPEAAALPGLADRLADGMPSAELEELAGPRRTIVPLAGGGAVWRLANSTSPATQAVPSVASMDSPVTAPAPAPVPTVQPMRDPAGRLFAAASHDLRQPLAALSLLIGTLDSRLAEGRTGGVERSGRDLLHSMAQAVESMRSMVDGHFDLVRLESGLVEPDIRTHAVNGVLMRLALDVAPRFADRGLRFSVMPCSAMVKTDSALLERLLHGLVANALRVTGHGRVLVGCRTRGDCLRIEVWDNGRGLSPQRLEALRSELARPVGEGSGTLGLDLTLVRGLARKLGFGLELCSAEGRGSVFAVIVPRSVEASESTGGEEQPEAAVPDSGAADISRTRILVIEDDPMVLAALEALLSQWGCSVVGADSYDAAVERIGPTPDRFDLIISDLRLKGAANGIVAIRQIAKLFGRPVPGMILTGDTDPKRLREARLSGYTLLHKPVAPLALRAAVIRLLGHDSI from the coding sequence ATGAACGGCAGCCAAGACGATGCCGACGGCTCGGCGCCGCCGATACTGGTGTTCGGCGCGGACGAACGGCTGGCCGACTGGTCTCCTGAGGCCGCAGCCTTGCCGGGTCTGGCGGACCGCCTTGCGGACGGGATGCCGTCCGCTGAGCTGGAGGAACTGGCCGGGCCGCGGCGCACGATCGTCCCGCTGGCCGGCGGCGGGGCGGTGTGGCGGCTCGCCAACTCCACGTCCCCGGCCACCCAGGCCGTCCCGTCCGTCGCATCCATGGACAGTCCTGTCACCGCCCCGGCCCCGGCCCCGGTCCCGACGGTTCAGCCGATGCGCGACCCGGCGGGGCGCCTGTTCGCGGCGGCGAGTCATGACCTGCGCCAGCCCCTGGCGGCCCTGTCCCTGCTGATCGGCACCTTGGACAGCCGGTTGGCGGAGGGCCGCACGGGTGGGGTGGAGCGGTCGGGGCGCGACCTGCTGCACTCGATGGCCCAGGCGGTGGAGTCCATGCGCAGCATGGTCGACGGTCATTTCGATCTGGTCCGCCTGGAAAGCGGTCTGGTCGAGCCCGACATCCGCACCCACGCCGTCAACGGGGTTCTGATGCGGCTGGCGCTGGATGTGGCGCCGCGCTTCGCCGACCGCGGGCTGCGCTTCAGCGTGATGCCCTGTTCGGCCATGGTGAAGACCGACTCCGCCCTGCTGGAGCGCCTGCTGCACGGGCTGGTCGCCAATGCCCTGCGGGTTACGGGGCATGGCCGGGTTCTGGTCGGTTGCCGTACCCGCGGCGACTGCCTGCGGATCGAGGTGTGGGACAATGGCCGCGGCCTGTCCCCGCAGCGGCTGGAGGCGCTGCGGTCGGAACTGGCGCGTCCTGTCGGGGAGGGCTCCGGCACGCTGGGGCTGGACCTGACGCTGGTCCGCGGCCTGGCACGCAAGCTCGGCTTCGGGCTGGAGCTGTGTTCGGCGGAGGGGCGCGGCAGCGTCTTCGCGGTGATCGTTCCACGCTCCGTCGAGGCGTCGGAAAGCACCGGCGGAGAGGAGCAGCCTGAGGCGGCCGTGCCAGACAGCGGTGCGGCGGACATCAGCCGGACCCGCATCCTGGTGATCGAGGACGATCCGATGGTGCTGGCGGCATTGGAGGCGCTGCTGAGCCAATGGGGGTGCAGCGTGGTGGGCGCGGACTCCTATGACGCCGCCGTCGAACGGATCGGCCCGACGCCCGACCGGTTCGACCTCATCATTTCCGACCTGCGGCTGAAGGGAGCGGCGAATGGCATCGTCGCCATCCGTCAGATCGCCAAGCTGTTCGGCCGTCCGGTGCCCGGCATGATCCTGACCGGCGACACCGACCCGAAGCGTCTGCGCGAGGCGCGGCTGTCCGGCTATACGCTGCTCCACAAGCCGGTGGCGCCGCTCGCCTTGCGTGCCGCCGTCATCCGCCTGCTTGGGCACGACTCGATCTGA
- a CDS encoding ATP-binding protein produces MNRRYRGDARAGTTIPAIVFAGFFLSLSAFLLIRAATSNAEQALADRQAIQLHDELKTRFDHQSVLLRALSGPMAGPEPVTEASFSSAAEPLLPLYSNLRAVVWSRRMAERDLPLLERTMRSVGHTTFAVRYAAEDAALEPGADRFVNMLAEPKSAANLIGLDMASLPGQRDVLVRSCAANRVVAAEGEPLRAEFGPDTALIYLPVYSREVDAGEDGPAARTLCDVLTGFLWTSFDVGQLLRDAVLRVGLTVGDAYLLDPKAGAPRLLAAEGALSRPGELPHPPVRPLTAEQLTGDAPTRTIVRDIAYGGRVWRLYVVPGPVPLFGADDRLAWTMLIGGLLLTAGAVVYVLREARTKRLLRTEARARSAMARALRESEERFRMALRHSKVTLFTQDRDLRHQWVYCPQPDFRPERMIGRTDAELFPQDAERLAPVKRAVMERGVGARCEVELTYNGIRHALDLSVEPMRDDTGAVCGIICAAVDMTESVEIREALAHAHAEAERANQAKSRFLAAASHDLRQPFQAMSLFHHILLSKLDDPQQLEVAHKLGEALSAGNTLLSTLLDTSALEVGNVKPRIVDFDVQDILGRLSVEIGDQAAERGLELRVVPCSVRVRSDPILLERMVRNLMVNALRYTTEGRILLGCRRRCGGADGDRLSIEVWDTGPGIAEAEMTAIFEDFYRCGTDQRDSGRGLGLGLSIVRRMAEMLDHPVTVRSRVGRGTVFAVSVPRVVEHCPCAVAAD; encoded by the coding sequence ATGAACCGGCGATATCGAGGGGACGCGCGGGCGGGCACGACGATTCCAGCCATCGTCTTCGCCGGCTTCTTCCTATCCCTCAGCGCTTTCCTTCTGATCCGTGCCGCGACCAGCAATGCCGAACAGGCATTGGCAGACCGCCAGGCCATCCAACTCCACGATGAACTCAAGACCCGCTTCGACCATCAGAGCGTCCTTCTGCGCGCGCTGAGCGGCCCCATGGCCGGGCCGGAGCCGGTGACGGAGGCCAGCTTTTCCTCGGCGGCCGAACCCCTGCTTCCGCTCTACTCCAATCTCCGCGCCGTCGTCTGGTCGCGGCGGATGGCCGAACGCGACCTGCCGCTGTTGGAGCGGACGATGCGGTCGGTCGGCCACACTACCTTCGCCGTCCGCTATGCCGCCGAGGACGCGGCACTTGAACCCGGCGCCGACCGCTTCGTGAATATGCTGGCCGAACCAAAATCGGCGGCCAACCTGATCGGTCTGGACATGGCCAGCCTGCCCGGTCAGCGCGACGTGCTGGTCCGGTCCTGTGCCGCCAATCGCGTGGTCGCGGCCGAGGGCGAGCCGCTGCGGGCGGAGTTCGGCCCGGATACCGCGCTGATCTACCTGCCGGTCTATTCGCGCGAGGTCGATGCCGGGGAGGATGGGCCCGCCGCCCGTACGCTCTGCGATGTCCTGACCGGCTTCCTGTGGACAAGCTTCGACGTCGGCCAGTTGCTGCGCGATGCCGTTCTGCGGGTGGGGCTGACCGTCGGCGACGCCTATCTGCTGGACCCCAAGGCGGGAGCGCCGCGGCTGCTTGCCGCCGAAGGGGCGCTCAGCCGTCCCGGCGAGCTTCCGCATCCTCCGGTCCGGCCGCTGACGGCGGAGCAGCTGACCGGGGATGCGCCGACGCGGACCATCGTCCGCGACATCGCCTATGGCGGGCGGGTGTGGCGGCTGTATGTGGTGCCGGGCCCTGTGCCGCTGTTCGGCGCCGACGACCGGCTGGCCTGGACCATGCTGATCGGCGGACTCCTTCTGACCGCCGGCGCCGTCGTCTATGTGCTGCGCGAGGCGCGGACAAAGCGTCTGCTGCGCACCGAGGCGCGCGCCCGCTCCGCCATGGCCCGCGCGCTGCGCGAAAGCGAGGAGCGGTTCCGCATGGCCCTGCGCCATTCCAAGGTGACGCTGTTCACCCAGGACCGCGACCTGCGGCATCAGTGGGTTTATTGTCCGCAGCCGGACTTCCGCCCGGAACGCATGATCGGCCGTACCGATGCCGAACTGTTCCCCCAGGATGCCGAGCGGCTGGCTCCGGTGAAGCGGGCGGTGATGGAGCGCGGGGTCGGCGCCCGCTGCGAAGTGGAGCTGACCTATAACGGCATCCGCCACGCGCTGGACCTGTCGGTGGAGCCGATGCGCGACGACACCGGGGCGGTCTGCGGCATCATCTGCGCCGCGGTCGACATGACGGAATCCGTCGAAATCCGCGAGGCTCTCGCCCACGCCCATGCCGAGGCGGAGCGCGCCAACCAGGCAAAGAGCCGTTTCCTGGCCGCCGCCAGCCATGACCTGCGCCAGCCTTTCCAGGCGATGAGCCTGTTCCACCACATCCTGTTGAGCAAGCTGGACGATCCCCAGCAGCTGGAGGTGGCGCACAAGCTGGGAGAGGCGCTGAGCGCCGGTAATACGCTGCTGTCCACCCTCCTCGACACCTCCGCGCTGGAGGTCGGCAACGTGAAGCCGCGGATCGTCGATTTCGACGTGCAGGATATCCTTGGCCGCCTGTCCGTCGAGATCGGCGATCAGGCTGCCGAACGCGGGCTGGAGTTGCGGGTGGTTCCCTGTTCGGTCCGCGTGCGCAGCGACCCGATCCTGCTGGAGCGGATGGTGCGCAACCTGATGGTCAATGCCCTGCGCTACACCACCGAGGGGCGGATCCTGCTGGGCTGCCGCCGCCGCTGCGGCGGCGCGGACGGCGACCGCCTGTCCATCGAGGTCTGGGACACCGGCCCCGGCATCGCCGAAGCCGAGATGACGGCGATCTTCGAGGATTTCTACCGCTGCGGCACCGACCAGCGCGACAGCGGGCGCGGGTTGGGGTTGGGGCTGTCGATCGTCCGCCGCATGGCCGAGATGCTGGACCATCCCGTCACCGTGCGGTCGCGGGTGGGGCGCGGCACCGTCTTCGCCGTCAGCGTCCCGCGCGTCGTGGAGCATTGCCCTTGCGCGGTCGCCGCGGACTGA
- a CDS encoding bifunctional enoyl-CoA hydratase/phosphate acetyltransferase, with translation MIENVTFEEIRIGQQASLSRRLTMADIELFATVSGDLNPSHVDETYAADHKVVGHGMWSGSLISAVLGTLLPGPGTVYVGQDLRFERPVLLGDIVTVTVTAKSKDAARKTVVFDCLAANQDGKTVATGVAEVIAPTEKFCRAAAELPQVQVIRHDGHELMLKKCESLPPVPTAVVHPCDESSLRGAVEAAEANLIDPVLVGPESKIRSVADAHGLDISRYRIVDVAHSHASAETGVRLARTGECEAVMKGSLHTDELMGEVVRKETGLRTGRRLSHVFVMNVPTYPRPLLITDAAINIYPTLEDKVSIVQNAIDLAKVLGTEVPRVAILSAVETINTKIASTLEAAALCKMADRGQITGGILDGPLAFDNAISREAAITKGIKSEVAGQADILLVPDLEAGNMLAKQLSFLAHADAAGIVLGARVPIILTSRADNVRTRLASCAVAVLSAAARRRGAAAAAE, from the coding sequence ATGATCGAAAACGTCACGTTCGAGGAAATCCGCATCGGCCAGCAGGCCAGCCTGTCCCGCCGGCTGACCATGGCCGACATCGAACTGTTCGCGACCGTGTCGGGCGACCTCAACCCGTCCCACGTCGACGAGACCTATGCCGCCGACCATAAGGTGGTCGGGCACGGCATGTGGTCCGGCTCGCTGATCTCCGCGGTTCTCGGCACGCTGCTGCCCGGCCCCGGCACCGTCTATGTCGGCCAGGATCTGCGGTTCGAGCGTCCGGTCCTGCTGGGCGACATCGTCACCGTGACGGTCACCGCCAAGTCCAAGGACGCCGCGCGCAAGACGGTTGTCTTCGACTGCCTCGCCGCCAACCAGGACGGCAAGACCGTCGCCACCGGCGTCGCCGAGGTGATCGCCCCGACGGAGAAGTTCTGCCGTGCCGCCGCGGAACTGCCGCAGGTGCAGGTGATCCGTCATGACGGCCACGAGCTGATGCTGAAGAAGTGCGAGTCGCTGCCGCCGGTGCCGACCGCCGTCGTCCATCCCTGCGACGAAAGCTCGCTGCGCGGCGCCGTCGAGGCGGCCGAGGCCAACCTGATCGACCCGGTTCTGGTCGGCCCGGAATCCAAGATCCGTTCCGTCGCCGATGCCCATGGTCTGGATATCTCCCGTTACCGCATCGTCGACGTCGCCCACAGCCATGCCTCCGCCGAAACCGGCGTGCGGCTGGCCCGCACCGGCGAATGCGAGGCGGTGATGAAGGGCAGCCTGCACACCGACGAGCTGATGGGCGAGGTGGTGAGGAAGGAAACCGGCCTGCGCACCGGACGCCGCCTGAGCCACGTCTTCGTGATGAACGTCCCGACCTACCCGCGTCCGCTGCTGATCACCGATGCGGCGATCAACATCTATCCGACGCTGGAGGACAAGGTCAGCATCGTGCAGAACGCGATCGACCTCGCCAAGGTCCTGGGCACCGAGGTTCCGCGCGTCGCCATCCTGTCGGCGGTTGAAACCATCAACACCAAGATCGCCTCGACGCTGGAGGCCGCCGCGCTGTGCAAGATGGCCGACCGCGGCCAGATCACCGGCGGCATCCTGGACGGCCCGCTGGCCTTCGACAACGCAATCAGCCGCGAGGCCGCCATCACCAAGGGCATCAAGTCCGAGGTGGCCGGTCAGGCCGACATCCTGCTGGTCCCCGACCTCGAGGCCGGCAACATGCTGGCCAAGCAGCTGTCCTTCCTGGCCCATGCCGATGCCGCCGGCATCGTTCTGGGCGCCCGCGTGCCGATCATCCTGACCAGCCGCGCCGACAATGTGCGCACCCGTCTGGCGTCCTGTGCCGTGGCCGTCCTGTCGGCCGCCGCCCGCCGCCGCGGCGCCGCCGCCGCGGCCGAGTGA
- a CDS encoding acetate/propionate family kinase: MSNAILVINAGSSSLKFSVFRDHGDGDPVVTVNGQISGIGTQPVFEAKDAQRRPLADKSWGAGEAGDRTALLSYLLDWIEERLEGATLIAAGHRVVHGGVSHAAPVLLTPALMDELDALVPLAPLHQPHNLAAIRALAEAHPELPQVACFDTAFHRNQPWQAQTFAIPRELTEEGVRRYGFHGLSYEYIARRLPEIAPELGDSRVVVAHLGSGASMCAIHGGRSVDSTMGFTALDGLPMGTRCGTIDPGVLIYLMRKGMDAGAIEKMLYNKSGLLGVSGISNDMRTLLDSSDPHAQEAVELFCFRIAKETGALTASMGGVDALVFTAGIGERSAPVRTRVGDKLAWLGVEIDAAANLANATKISTPGSRLPVYVIPTDEERMIALHTRRVLTGR, translated from the coding sequence ATGTCCAACGCGATCCTCGTCATCAATGCCGGCTCTTCCAGCCTGAAATTCTCGGTGTTCCGGGATCACGGCGACGGGGATCCGGTGGTCACCGTCAACGGCCAGATCTCGGGCATCGGCACCCAGCCGGTGTTCGAGGCCAAGGACGCCCAGCGCCGCCCGCTCGCCGACAAGAGCTGGGGGGCGGGGGAGGCCGGCGACCGCACGGCGCTGCTGTCCTACCTGCTCGACTGGATCGAGGAGCGGCTGGAGGGGGCGACGCTGATCGCCGCCGGCCACCGGGTGGTCCATGGCGGCGTCAGCCACGCCGCCCCGGTGCTGCTGACGCCGGCCCTGATGGACGAGCTGGACGCTCTCGTCCCGCTCGCTCCGCTGCACCAGCCGCACAACCTCGCCGCCATCCGCGCGCTGGCCGAGGCGCATCCCGAGCTGCCGCAGGTCGCCTGCTTCGACACCGCCTTCCACCGCAACCAGCCCTGGCAGGCGCAGACCTTCGCCATCCCGCGGGAGCTGACGGAGGAGGGCGTCCGCCGCTACGGCTTCCATGGCCTGTCCTACGAGTACATCGCCCGCCGCCTGCCGGAAATCGCCCCGGAACTGGGCGACTCGCGGGTGGTGGTCGCCCATCTCGGCAGCGGCGCCAGCATGTGCGCCATCCATGGCGGGCGCAGCGTCGACAGCACCATGGGCTTCACCGCGCTCGACGGCCTGCCGATGGGCACACGTTGCGGCACCATCGATCCTGGCGTGCTGATCTATCTGATGCGCAAGGGCATGGACGCCGGCGCCATCGAGAAGATGCTGTACAACAAGTCCGGCCTGCTCGGCGTCTCCGGCATTTCCAACGACATGCGCACCCTGCTCGACAGCAGCGACCCGCATGCGCAGGAGGCGGTGGAGCTGTTCTGCTTCCGTATCGCCAAGGAGACCGGTGCGCTCACCGCCTCGATGGGCGGGGTGGATGCGCTGGTCTTCACCGCCGGCATCGGCGAGCGCTCCGCCCCGGTGCGGACTCGCGTCGGCGACAAGCTGGCTTGGCTGGGTGTGGAAATCGATGCCGCCGCCAACCTGGCGAACGCGACGAAAATCTCCACGCCGGGAAGCCGCCTGCCGGTCTATGTCATCCCGACCGACGAGGAACGGATGATCGCGCTGCACACCCGCAGGGTGCTGACGGGGCGGTGA